A stretch of DNA from Mastomys coucha isolate ucsf_1 unplaced genomic scaffold, UCSF_Mcou_1 pScaffold8, whole genome shotgun sequence:
CTAGGAAGCCACCTTCCCacgttctcttcttccttctgtatCGTTCCTCCCCCAGAATCACTGAgctcttgtacacacacacacacacacacacacacagagagagagagagagagagagagagagagagagagagagagagagagagagagagagagagagagagagagagagagagagagagagagagagttcacacACAGAAGCTAGATGATCCACAATGCCCTGCCTCCCCAGACACACGGTCGCCTCACTCTCGGGGCGCGCTGGGTCCAGGCCATCCATCAGGCCCAGGCCGCTGGCCTCACCCGAGCCTCCTCCGCTCCAGCATCGCTAACGCTCCCAAGATGGCAGCAGCGCGGCCGGCGACAGCCACGTCCCCGGGCTGCAGACCCTGGGCAGGCCCAAGGTGGCTCGAGCGCCGGGCCTCACAGCGACAGCGGCGGCGCGAGAGCTGCAGGAAGCCAGGCACCCGCGCCGCACGGTGCCTGCGCCAGCTCCCCGCACAGCCTGCCCTCCCCGCGACCGCATCCTCACCTGACGTGAACAGCACGATGGCTTTGAGGCAGCTGTACTCGGCAGAGTCGACGTGCAGCGCCTTGAGCTTCTCCACCTGTTCCTGAAAGATGCGGATGTGGTCCATGAAGGCCACGACGCGGTCCGCGGACATGGGCGAGGCGTGCAGGCCGGCTGCGGCCAGCAGCGGCGCCACGTGCAGGGGCATGGAGCACTGGGCCGCGTTGAGCACGAACAGCTCGCTCCAGGTGAGGCGTAGCAGAGACACCTGGTCGGTGATCTGCAGATCCGGGAAGAACGGGATGTTGCGGGCCCACTCGACGGCGCTGAAGAGGAGGCGGGCGGCCAGCTCGCAGATGTTCTCGATGCCCATGATGTTGTTGGGCTGCATGCACTGGCTGCCATAACGCGACGTGGGGTAGGGCTCTGCGCGCAGCAGCAGAGAGATGTAGCCGGACAGGTAGCAGTGGCCATTGAGAGGATCCCCATTTGTGAGTGCGTACTGGCCTGGATTGGGCTGGGTTGGAGGCATTCTTCCTCGCTGAACCGctgataaaaagaaagagagaaaagaggcaaTGTGCATCCAGGGGGGCTTGTGAACATTGCCGAGCCACAGCGTGCACCCAACGCAATGTGGTTATTTCCTGCAGCCACTCGCTCCCGAAGCATCTTCTCCTGCTGGTTCTTACTCACAGACCACACTGCCAGAAGATCTGGGGTGAAATCAGCTACCTTCACCGGCTCCATGTGTCCATCCAGAGTCTGCATCCCTGGCTATTCTAGCTAGGGAAGAACTAGGCCTGACTGCAAGGCCCCTAGCTCAGTATAGCTAAGAAAGTACCACCCAAACTCCCAGCTACACAGAGATAAATGAAACCCCATTCACCCTTCCAGAATGATACaaatcaaagttttttttttttttaagtgaaaccTGAGAAAGGCTGTGGTACCAGCCACAACCTTAGAGCACTCTTCACTTGCAAAC
This window harbors:
- the Nr2f1 gene encoding COUP transcription factor 1 isoform X3 is translated as MFGYSVQRGRMPPTQPNPGQYALTNGDPLNGHCYLSGYISLLLRAEPYPTSRYGSQCMQPNNIMGIENICELAARLLFSAVEWARNIPFFPDLQITDQVSLLRLTWSELFVLNAAQCSMPLHVAPLLAAAGLHASPMSADRVVAFMDHIRIFQEQVEKLKALHVDSAEYSCLKAIVLFTSDACGLSDAAHIESLQEKSQCALEEYVRSQYPNQPSRFGKLLLRLPSLRTVSSSVIEQLFFVRLVGKTPIETLIRDMLLSGSSFNWPYMSIQCS